The following are from one region of the Littorina saxatilis isolate snail1 linkage group LG2, US_GU_Lsax_2.0, whole genome shotgun sequence genome:
- the LOC138954633 gene encoding uncharacterized protein: MYEPFEVVPFRLSGPNFYAVSGTLFVTIKDIPDDEDGYPPPTPPLNRKSDIFQASDFNYIDRRAKADNAWQLIPEPWSLEAFMTTPKFYEAYLHSSWHLAGKHKLFEEAAGGRCRITFDKIPERSRGIKYKLFFNEEGSKGNLPKDLQLTNYVITEKTMTTQSLVIRLPVVGVYEIRMFDNDMNNLCDMGLKCTGKIGKQKPFPDIPEKGFGFSQEAVDSGLVEASREEGLVVAREGETVRFKFRTSQPLDVQARLVHRFLQSQELESRVTQEEDGDTMTATVKVPYHAQNPEFTLQVNAKEKDSEADFMNVLNYLLTPDKQLVYSDKGQTKQVSDELSAALRDNDIYRMESAVREFRACGDANSDSHNISQVCTKLTSLHISAITNAIESKNIKKIEAALNEANASAVAYYIHQTDVFQQAQGTLRRLRRLASVRHKVNELSGSQISEVQSYNHPHPGVRAIVVATFILLGKNAKWLKVKEIAKNVKNEGRGICV, from the exons ACGATTAAGGATATACCCGACGACGAGGACGGGTATCCACCCCCGACTCCTCCATTGAACAGGAAGTCTGACATCTTCCAAGCAAGTGACTTTAACTACATTGACCGACGAGCAAAAGCT GATAACGCCTGGCAGCTTATCCCCGAACCATGGTCCCTGGAAGCGTTCATGACCACACCCAAATTTTATGAGGCGTATCTTCACTCATCCTGGCACCTTGCGGGAAAGCATAAGCTCTTTGAAGAAGCTGCGGGCGGAAGATGCCGCATCACCTTTGACAAG ATCCCGGAGAGGAGTCGAGGAATAAAGTACAAGCTGTTTTTCAATGAAGAGGGGTCCAAGGGCAATCTCCCAAAGGACCTCCAGTTGACAAACTACGTCATCACCGAGAAAACAATGACCACTCAGTCCTTGGTAATACGCCTTCCTGTCGTAGGCGTCTACGAAATACGCATGTTTGACAACGACATGAACAACCTTTGTGACATGGGTCTGAAATGCACTGGTAAGATCGGAAAGCAGAAGCCTTTTCCTGACATTCCGGAGAAGGGATTTGGTTTCAGCCAGGAGGCGGTTGACTCTGGGCTGGTGGAAGCATCGCGCGAAGAAGGGCTGGTGGTGGCCAGAGAAGGCGAAACGGTCCGTTTCAAATTCCGCACGTCGCAGCCACTGGACGTCCAGGCCCGtcttgtgcacaggttccttcAAAGCCAGGAGCTGGAAAGCCGCGTCACTCAGGAAGAGGATGGGGACACCATGACCGCTACG GTGAAAGTGCCGTACCACGCACAAAATCCCGAATTCACCCTCCAGGTCAATGCAAAGGAAAAAGATAGCGAGGCCGACTTCATGAACGTACTCAACTACCTGCTCACACCTGACAAACAACTTGTGTATTCGGACAAAGGTCAAACAAAGCAG GTTTCCGACGAGCTGTCCGCCGCTCTGAGAGACAACGACATCTATCGCATGGAGAGTGCTGTACGGGAGTTCCGTGCTTGTGGTGACGCAAACAGTGACAGCCACAACATCAGCCAGGTCTGCACCAAGCTGACAAGCCTGCACATCTCAG CCATCACGAATGCCATTGAAAGCAAGAATATCAAGAAGATCGAAGCTGCTCTGAACGAAGCCAATGCGTCAGCGGTGGCCTACTACATACACCAGACAGACGTCTTCCAGCAGGCCCAAGGCACACTCCGACGGTTGCGTCGCCTGGCAAGCGTACGTCACAAGGTCAACGAGCTTAGCGGGTCACAGATCAGCGAGGTTCAAAGCTACAACCACCCACATCCGGGAGTGCGCGCTATCGTCGTGGCCACATTCATTTTGCTGGGGAAAAATGCCAAATGGCTGAAGGTAAAAGAAATAGCCAAAAATGTCAAGAATGAGGGTCGGGGGATATGTGTatga
- the LOC138960010 gene encoding hillarin-like isoform X1: MDERWRRVKTLDDVPDYVDGYPPPTPPLNKKSDIFQAKDFDYIDQRAIAAPDDIAMTWEGLHNYLFKGLTNDIQKVRALFMWAGTRKLLYPYGIHYRLEAPDSSPHVLLKELTGNFSFLALAKFFAHLCRSANLPCVVLHGKFKSRTSFGDDIWNAVHVEGSWSLVQTSDAYVRCIGSDGWTLIEDSGNPERTRSLFVGVVLKQFSPDEDSFLMDPELSIHNNFPLKDNAWQLIPEPWSLEAFMTTPKFYEAYLHSSWHLADKHKLFEEAAGGRCRITFDKMPEKSRGIKYQLFFNEEKSKGNLPKDLQLTNYVITEKTMTTQSFAIRLPVVGIYEIRMFDNDMNNLCDMGLKCTGKIGKQKPFPDIPEKGFGFSQEAVDSGLVNASREEGLVVAREGEKVRFKFRTSQPLDVQARLVHRFLQSQELESRVTQEEDGNTVTVTVKVPYHAQNPEFTLQVNAKTKDSEADFMNVLNYLLTPDKQLVYSDKGQAKQVSDELSAALKDDDIDRLESAVRQFHAGSDANSDSDILSQAYTKLKSLHTTAIKNAVASKNIDKIEATLNEANASAVAYYIHQSDVFQQAQDTLRRLRRLASVRHEVKELSGSQVSEVQSYNHPHPGVRDTVVATFVLLGENDKKLKKKWNVVQSLLRSHGKQNILYRIQSYDATKDVDPKRLESAAALLAKITAEEVRSLSIGVAAFYNWSKAVVDSALEENNEEPVNP; this comes from the exons ATGGACGAACGTTGGCGAAGAGTCAAG ACACTTGATGATGTACCCGATTACGTGGACGGGTATCCACCCCCGACTCCTCCATTGAACAAGAAGTCTGACATCTTCCAAGCAAAAGACTTTGACTACATTGACCAACGAGCAATAGCT GCGCCTGACGACATTGCAATGACCTGGGAAGGACTACATAACTATCTCTTCAAGGGTCTGACAAACGACATACAGAAAGTTAGGGCTCTCTTCATGTGGGCCGGTACCAGAAAGTTACTGTACCCCTATGGAATTCACTATCGCTTGGAAGCGCCTGATTCTTCGCCGCATGTGCTTCTCAAGGAGCTGACCGGCAATTTCAGCTTTCTAGCATTAGCAAAGTTTTTTGCACACCTCTGCAG GTCAGCTAATCTGCCTTGTGTTGTGCTGCACGGGAAGTTTAAATCCAGAACTTCTTTCGGCGACGACATCTGGAACGCTGTGCACGTTGAGGGGTCATGGAGCCTCGTGCAGACTTCAGATGCCTATGTTCGATGTATTGGATCTGATGGGTGGACATTGATTGAGGACAGCGGGAACCCCGAACGAACAAG GTCTTTGTTTGTGGGCGTCGtcctcaaacagttttcgccaGACGAAGACAGCTTTTTGATGGACCCAGAACTATCTATCCACAACAACTTTCCACTCAAGGACAACGCATGGCAGCTTATCCCCGAACCATGGTCCCTGGAAGCGTTCATGACTACACCCAAGTTTTATGAGGCGTATCTTCACTCATCCTGGCACCTTGCGGATAAGCACAAGCTCTTTGAAGAAGCTGCGGGCGGTAGATGCCGCATCACCTTTGACAAG ATGCCGGAGAAGAGTCGAGGAATAAAGTACCAGCTGTTCTTCAACGAAGAGAAGTCCAAGGGCAATCTCCCAAAGGACCTCCAGTTGACAAACTACGTCATCACCGAGAAAACGATGACAACTCAGTCCTTTGCGATACGCCTTCCTGTTGTAGGCATCTACGAAATACGCATGTTTGACAACGACATGAACAACCTTTGTGACATGGGTCTGAAATGCACTGGTAAGATCGGAAAGCAGAAGCCTTTTCCTGACATTCCGGAGAAGGGATTTGGTTTCAGCCAGGAGGCGGTTGACTCTGGGCTGGTGAACGCATCGCGCGAAGAAGGGCTGGTGGTGGCCAGAGAAGGCGAAAAGGTCCGCTTCAAGTTCCGCACGTCGCAGCCACTGGACGTCCAGGCCCGTCTCGTGCACAGGTTCCTTCAAAGTCAGGAGCTGGAAAGCCGTGTCACTCAGGAAGAGGATGGGAACACCGTGACCGTTACG GTGAAAGTGCCGTACCACGCACAAAACCCTGAGTTTACCCTCCAGGTCAATGCAAAGACAAAGGACAGTGAGGCCGACTTCATGAACGTACTCAACTACCTGCTCACACCCGACAAACAACTTGTGTATTCGgacaaaggtcaagcaaagCAG GTTTCCGACGAACTTTCCGCCGCGCTGAAAGACGACGACATCGATCGCCTGGAGAGTGCTGTACGGCAGTTCCATGCCGGCAGTGACGCgaacagtgacagtgacatcCTCAGCCAGGCCTACACCAAGCTGAAAAGCCTCCACACCACTG CCATCAAGAATGCCGTTGCAAGCAAGAATATCGACAAGATCGAAGCTACTCTGAACGAAGCCAATGCGTCAGCGGTGGCCTACTATATACACCAGTCAGACGTCTTCCAGCAGGCACAAGACACACTACGACGCTTGCGTCGCCTGGCAAGCGTACGTCACGAGGTCAAAGAGCTTAGCGGGTCACAGGTCAGCGAAGTTCAAAGCTACAACCACCCACATCCGGGCGTGCGTGATACTGTCGTGGCCACATTCGTTTTGCTGGGGGAAAATGACAAAAAGCTGAAGAAG AAATGGAACGTTGTCCAAAGTCTGCTGCGCAGTCATGGAAAACAGAACATCCTCTATCGTATTCAAAGCTATGACGCAACCAAGGACGTGGACCCGAAGCGACTTGAAAGCGCGGCTGCTCTGCTTGCTAAGATTACGGCAGAGGAAGTTCGCTCCCTTAGCATCGGCGTTGCTGCTTTTTACAACTGG AGCAAAGCTGTGGTTGATTCAGCACTGGAAGAAAACAACGAAGAGCCCGTCAACCCATGA
- the LOC138960010 gene encoding hillarin-like isoform X2, whose translation MTWEGLHNYLFKGLTNDIQKVRALFMWAGTRKLLYPYGIHYRLEAPDSSPHVLLKELTGNFSFLALAKFFAHLCRSANLPCVVLHGKFKSRTSFGDDIWNAVHVEGSWSLVQTSDAYVRCIGSDGWTLIEDSGNPERTRSLFVGVVLKQFSPDEDSFLMDPELSIHNNFPLKDNAWQLIPEPWSLEAFMTTPKFYEAYLHSSWHLADKHKLFEEAAGGRCRITFDKMPEKSRGIKYQLFFNEEKSKGNLPKDLQLTNYVITEKTMTTQSFAIRLPVVGIYEIRMFDNDMNNLCDMGLKCTGKIGKQKPFPDIPEKGFGFSQEAVDSGLVNASREEGLVVAREGEKVRFKFRTSQPLDVQARLVHRFLQSQELESRVTQEEDGNTVTVTVKVPYHAQNPEFTLQVNAKTKDSEADFMNVLNYLLTPDKQLVYSDKGQAKQVSDELSAALKDDDIDRLESAVRQFHAGSDANSDSDILSQAYTKLKSLHTTAIKNAVASKNIDKIEATLNEANASAVAYYIHQSDVFQQAQDTLRRLRRLASVRHEVKELSGSQVSEVQSYNHPHPGVRDTVVATFVLLGENDKKLKKKWNVVQSLLRSHGKQNILYRIQSYDATKDVDPKRLESAAALLAKITAEEVRSLSIGVAAFYNWSKAVVDSALEENNEEPVNP comes from the exons ATGACCTGGGAAGGACTACATAACTATCTCTTCAAGGGTCTGACAAACGACATACAGAAAGTTAGGGCTCTCTTCATGTGGGCCGGTACCAGAAAGTTACTGTACCCCTATGGAATTCACTATCGCTTGGAAGCGCCTGATTCTTCGCCGCATGTGCTTCTCAAGGAGCTGACCGGCAATTTCAGCTTTCTAGCATTAGCAAAGTTTTTTGCACACCTCTGCAG GTCAGCTAATCTGCCTTGTGTTGTGCTGCACGGGAAGTTTAAATCCAGAACTTCTTTCGGCGACGACATCTGGAACGCTGTGCACGTTGAGGGGTCATGGAGCCTCGTGCAGACTTCAGATGCCTATGTTCGATGTATTGGATCTGATGGGTGGACATTGATTGAGGACAGCGGGAACCCCGAACGAACAAG GTCTTTGTTTGTGGGCGTCGtcctcaaacagttttcgccaGACGAAGACAGCTTTTTGATGGACCCAGAACTATCTATCCACAACAACTTTCCACTCAAGGACAACGCATGGCAGCTTATCCCCGAACCATGGTCCCTGGAAGCGTTCATGACTACACCCAAGTTTTATGAGGCGTATCTTCACTCATCCTGGCACCTTGCGGATAAGCACAAGCTCTTTGAAGAAGCTGCGGGCGGTAGATGCCGCATCACCTTTGACAAG ATGCCGGAGAAGAGTCGAGGAATAAAGTACCAGCTGTTCTTCAACGAAGAGAAGTCCAAGGGCAATCTCCCAAAGGACCTCCAGTTGACAAACTACGTCATCACCGAGAAAACGATGACAACTCAGTCCTTTGCGATACGCCTTCCTGTTGTAGGCATCTACGAAATACGCATGTTTGACAACGACATGAACAACCTTTGTGACATGGGTCTGAAATGCACTGGTAAGATCGGAAAGCAGAAGCCTTTTCCTGACATTCCGGAGAAGGGATTTGGTTTCAGCCAGGAGGCGGTTGACTCTGGGCTGGTGAACGCATCGCGCGAAGAAGGGCTGGTGGTGGCCAGAGAAGGCGAAAAGGTCCGCTTCAAGTTCCGCACGTCGCAGCCACTGGACGTCCAGGCCCGTCTCGTGCACAGGTTCCTTCAAAGTCAGGAGCTGGAAAGCCGTGTCACTCAGGAAGAGGATGGGAACACCGTGACCGTTACG GTGAAAGTGCCGTACCACGCACAAAACCCTGAGTTTACCCTCCAGGTCAATGCAAAGACAAAGGACAGTGAGGCCGACTTCATGAACGTACTCAACTACCTGCTCACACCCGACAAACAACTTGTGTATTCGgacaaaggtcaagcaaagCAG GTTTCCGACGAACTTTCCGCCGCGCTGAAAGACGACGACATCGATCGCCTGGAGAGTGCTGTACGGCAGTTCCATGCCGGCAGTGACGCgaacagtgacagtgacatcCTCAGCCAGGCCTACACCAAGCTGAAAAGCCTCCACACCACTG CCATCAAGAATGCCGTTGCAAGCAAGAATATCGACAAGATCGAAGCTACTCTGAACGAAGCCAATGCGTCAGCGGTGGCCTACTATATACACCAGTCAGACGTCTTCCAGCAGGCACAAGACACACTACGACGCTTGCGTCGCCTGGCAAGCGTACGTCACGAGGTCAAAGAGCTTAGCGGGTCACAGGTCAGCGAAGTTCAAAGCTACAACCACCCACATCCGGGCGTGCGTGATACTGTCGTGGCCACATTCGTTTTGCTGGGGGAAAATGACAAAAAGCTGAAGAAG AAATGGAACGTTGTCCAAAGTCTGCTGCGCAGTCATGGAAAACAGAACATCCTCTATCGTATTCAAAGCTATGACGCAACCAAGGACGTGGACCCGAAGCGACTTGAAAGCGCGGCTGCTCTGCTTGCTAAGATTACGGCAGAGGAAGTTCGCTCCCTTAGCATCGGCGTTGCTGCTTTTTACAACTGG AGCAAAGCTGTGGTTGATTCAGCACTGGAAGAAAACAACGAAGAGCCCGTCAACCCATGA